In Verrucomicrobiia bacterium, the DNA window CTCGCCAGCCCCAGCGCGCCGATGCCCAGCCCGAACCGATTTAAAAACTGGCGGCGCGTGATGCAAAAATCTTCCGGCCGGGCAACGTGTTCCTTGATGTTCATGGTAATTATTTAGTAACTCGTTTGATTACGGGCACTGGTAAAATAGACGTAAAGCGCCGGGCAATGGTTTCAATTATTTTCTCGTTCAAGTTACACCAAAAATCCCGTTACGCCACCGCCAAAACCCCTGCCTTCGCCGCATTTTGCGCGCCATTCTCAAAATCCATCAACAAAAGCCGTATTTATCTTGCGCACAAGACGGTTTCGCTCAACCGCCTTATTTTCAAGACAGAATTGACGCAGAGTCGCGAGAGGCGCAGAGGCGCAGAGGAAGACAAGTGAATTACTCGAAAGAAAGACAAATTATTTCTAAAAAGAGGGCGTGGGTTACACATATCGCATCTGCCAAACCCAAAGACACAACTGTCCATTTCCTAAAAATCCTTTGAGGAGAATTTCAAACTGTGTTTAATCCGTTAATTTTTTCTCCCAGTGGCCGTCCGCAAGGACCTCTGCGCCTCTGCGCCTCTGCGCCTCTGCGCCTCTCGCGACTCTGCGTCAAAAATAGAAAACCCAGCGCCCCACATTTCCCATTGACGCCCGCCCGAATTAGCGCGATTGGGTACTTCATCAACATGGGAGAAATCGTCCATGCCAAGTGCGCCTGTAAAGAATGCGGGAACCACATCGAATTCCCCGCCTACGCCGCGCGCACGACCGTCCCCTGCCCTCACTGCGGCCAATGGACCGAATTGATTCCGCCCGAAGCCGAGCCCGAACCCAAACGCGTGGACTTCACAATGATCACTTTGATCGCCTGCGCCGTCCTCGTCATCATCGGCGCAATCTGGTGGCATCATCGCCCCAAACCGGTTGTGGACGAAAATGCTCCGCCCCAAGTCACCCGCATTACACCCGTCCCGATACCCGCAAAATCGCCACCCGCCGTGACCGCGCCCATCGTCCCACCCGTCAACGTCGTCACCCAGGCCGTCGTGCAAGCCCCCGTCAAACCCACCCGCCCAAAATCTCCCGACGATTTAAAAGCCGGCGCGGTCGAACTGCAAAAAACTCCCGGCAGCTCCCTCATCTATGCCATCGGCGCGGTGAAGAACGATTCCGATTACCAGCGTTTCGGTGTCAAAATCGAACTCGAACTCCTCAATAAAAAAGGCGAAAAAATCGGCGACACCCAGGATTACAAAGATATCATCGAACCCCGGCAGGAATGGCAATTTCACGCCCTCGTCCCCGACAAACGCACTGCCTCCGCAAAAATCACTTCCCTCAAAGAGCAGGAATAACTCGTCTTTTCCGAACGGACCGCGGGTCTCTGACCCGCAGCAACTCACGAATCAGATTGCCGCTTACGGTTTG includes these proteins:
- a CDS encoding FxLYD domain-containing protein yields the protein MGEIVHAKCACKECGNHIEFPAYAARTTVPCPHCGQWTELIPPEAEPEPKRVDFTMITLIACAVLVIIGAIWWHHRPKPVVDENAPPQVTRITPVPIPAKSPPAVTAPIVPPVNVVTQAVVQAPVKPTRPKSPDDLKAGAVELQKTPGSSLIYAIGAVKNDSDYQRFGVKIELELLNKKGEKIGDTQDYKDIIEPRQEWQFHALVPDKRTASAKITSLKEQE